The genome window CGGGGCACAGGCACAGGTGGCGCACGCCGGACCTCACCAACTCGTCCACGAGCGCGCCGACGCAGGTGTAGGTGGGGTTCTCGGCGCCCCTCATCGCCCGGATTCCTCTTGGCCGCGAACTCCGAGCGCCGAAAGGACCGGACGGAGCTTCAACGACGATTCGGCGTACTCTCGGTCGGGATCCGAGGCCGCCATGATGCCGCAGCCGGCGAACAGACGCGCGTCGGCACCGCTGACCACCGCGGACCGGATCGCCACGGCAAACTCGCCGTTCCCCGTCCGATCCACCCACCCGACCGGACCCGCGTACCACCCACGGTCCCATCCCTCGTGGGAACGGATCCACTGCAGCGCGGCCTCGCGCGGGGCGCCGCCCACGGCCGGAGTGGGATGCAGACGACCGACCAGGTCCAGCAACGTCGTGCCCTCTCGCGGGAGACCGCTCATCGGTGTCATGAGGTGCTGGATGTTGCGCATCTTGAGCAATACCGGGCCCGCCGGGACGGACACACGCGCACACACGGCCGAAAGTGTCTCGCGAAGGGCATCGACGACGATCGCATGCTCGGTCAGATCCTTGGGATCGCGGAGCAGCGTCTCGCCCAGGCGGCGATCCTCATCCTCGCTCGCGCCGCGCCGCACGGATCCCGCCAACGCGGTCACCTGCATCTCGCCGTGGTGGAGACGGACGAGACGCTCAGGGGTCGCGCCCAGGAAACACCTCCGGCCGCGGGCCACGGCGAACAGCGTGCAGTCGGGATACTCGAGCCGAACCGTCCGCAGTGCCCCAACGGGATCAAAGCCGGCGGCACGGAGCCGGAGCCCGCGGGCGAGCACCACCTTCTGCAGCGCCCCCGCGCGAATCGTGTCGGTGGTCACCGCGACGAGGCTGCGCCACGCATGGGCGGAGGGAAATTCCTCCGTCGAGCGGTCGGCTGCCTCCGGCTGGTTGCCGGAGCCCGCCGCGCCGCCGGCGAGGACCTCAGCGTAGACCCGCACACACGCCTGCACCTCTCGATCTTGATCGACGGCGAGTCCATCAGGCGCAATCATCGCCGCGACGGTGAGCCAGCCGGCGTCACGAATGTTGACGAGCGAGACGCGCGGAAGCACGAGGAGGCCGGCGGGATACCCCAGCCACTCCCCGCCGGTGGGGGGCTCAGGGGCAAAGGCAAACCCCCCAAATCCGACCGGGCCGGAGATTCGCCCGCCCCCGGTGGAGTCGTCTCCGCAGGCTTGGTCCATGACGGTACGCCATGTTTCGGCCGCGTGCGCGAACCGGTTGGCGCCCGCGGTCGTCACGGTCCACGCGGACCCGATCCCGACCAGGCCGAACCGCTCGCTCGGGGCCTCCCAGAGCGTTCGGGTGTCGGCGACCTGGGTCGCCCGGTCGAACAAGGTCACGAGATCAACGGGAGAGACCGGCAGCATCAGCCATGCCAAGACGGGCCGTCCGAGCGCACGCGCCCGCACGGCGGCCGTGGCGGCGACCCGACGAAATCGGACCGCTGCCTGCACGCAAAGCGTCCCGGGGCCGTCCAACGTTTCGCCCACGAAGACGGGGTCACACTGGAGCTCGAGGTTCCCGGCGGGACCGTTAGGCGGTTTCATCACGAGATCGTGCACCAATGCTCCGCAGGAGCAGCATCCGCAGCGACGGCAGAAGTCCGGTCAGGTCGCCATCCACCGCCAGTTGCTGAGTGGCCACTTCGTTGATCGCCCCGATCCACGCCGCGGCCGCGGTGCGCGTGTCCTGCGGCGGGATCGCGCCGTCCAGCACCGCCCCGTCGAGATGTCGTTGAATGAGCGCGGCGAATCGCTGATGGATGTGCAACCGACTCCGCTCAAACTCGGCGCCGAGCGCGGCCGATTCGATCAGCAGAATCTTGGTCAGGTCCCGGTTTTCTGACGCCACGCCCATGACGACTCGAAGCGCCGCCTCGATCTTCGCGAGCGCCCCAACCTCGTGCTCGATCACATGATCGACCCCGGCCTCCACCGCCGCAGCCATCTGTTCCAGCAGCTCTAAGAAAATCGCCTGTTTGCTTGCGAAGTAGTAGTAAAAGGTACCCTTGGACGCTTCGGATGCCACCACGATGTCGTCGACCGTCGCACGGTGGTATCCTCGCGAGGCGAACACGGTCACTGCGGCCCGAATCAAACGCTCCCGAGTGGCGGACTCCAGCGTGCTCCGCCTCAT of bacterium contains these proteins:
- a CDS encoding TetR/AcrR family transcriptional regulator gives rise to the protein MRRSTLESATRERLIRAAVTVFASRGYHRATVDDIVVASEASKGTFYYYFASKQAIFLELLEQMAAAVEAGVDHVIEHEVGALAKIEAALRVVMGVASENRDLTKILLIESAALGAEFERSRLHIHQRFAALIQRHLDGAVLDGAIPPQDTRTAAAAWIGAINEVATQQLAVDGDLTGLLPSLRMLLLRSIGARSRDETA
- a CDS encoding isochorismate synthase, which gives rise to MKPPNGPAGNLELQCDPVFVGETLDGPGTLCVQAAVRFRRVAATAAVRARALGRPVLAWLMLPVSPVDLVTLFDRATQVADTRTLWEAPSERFGLVGIGSAWTVTTAGANRFAHAAETWRTVMDQACGDDSTGGGRISGPVGFGGFAFAPEPPTGGEWLGYPAGLLVLPRVSLVNIRDAGWLTVAAMIAPDGLAVDQDREVQACVRVYAEVLAGGAAGSGNQPEAADRSTEEFPSAHAWRSLVAVTTDTIRAGALQKVVLARGLRLRAAGFDPVGALRTVRLEYPDCTLFAVARGRRCFLGATPERLVRLHHGEMQVTALAGSVRRGASEDEDRRLGETLLRDPKDLTEHAIVVDALRETLSAVCARVSVPAGPVLLKMRNIQHLMTPMSGLPREGTTLLDLVGRLHPTPAVGGAPREAALQWIRSHEGWDRGWYAGPVGWVDRTGNGEFAVAIRSAVVSGADARLFAGCGIMAASDPDREYAESSLKLRPVLSALGVRGQEESGR